One part of the Lotus japonicus ecotype B-129 chromosome 2, LjGifu_v1.2 genome encodes these proteins:
- the LOC130739334 gene encoding CRM-domain containing factor CFM2, chloroplastic-like, whose product MKRTHDLLERKTGGLVVWRSGSKIILYRGTDYKYPYFLSDTVSRDEHIGDAEQHMDRNDENCDERERHSSETNSEIYAGHSSNSKTSKPALIQGVGTPNKVRFQLPGEAELAEDADSLLVGLGPRFTDWWGYEPLPVDADLLPAVVPGYRQPFRLLPYGVKPKLTDDEMTTLRRLSRPIPSHFALGRNRKLQGLAAAIIKLWERCEIVKIAVKRGVQNTNSEIMAEEIKVYYLFIC is encoded by the exons ATGAAAAGGACTCATGACTTGTTGGAG AGAAAAACTGGAGGACTTGTTGTTTGGAGATCGGGAAGTAAGATAATATTGTACAGAGGGACTGATTATAAGTATCCTTACTTCCTCTCAGATACGGTTTCGAGAGATGAGCACATTGGTGATGCTGAGCAACATATGGATCGCAATGATGAAAATTGTGATGAAAGAGAGAGGCACTCATCTGAAACAAACTCAGAAATATATGCTGGCCATAGTTCAAACTCCAAAACATCAAAACCAGCTTTGATACAAGGTGTTGGTACTCCAAATAAAGTACGATTTCAACTGCCAGGTGAGGCAGAGCTTGCAGAAGATGCAGACAGCTTATTAGTGGGGCTTGGGCCACGATTTACTGATTGGTGGGGGTATGAACCTCTGCCTGTCGATGCTGATCTTCTACCTGCTGTTGTTCCTGGATATAGGCAGCCTTTTCGCCTACTTCCATATGGTGTGAAGCCTAAACTGACGGATGATGAAATGACAACTTTGAGGAGACTTAGCAGACCTATACCATCCCATTTCGCATTAG GTAGAAACAGGAAACTTCAAGGATTGGCTGCTGCAATTATTAAGCTTTGGGAAAGATGTGAGATTGTCAAGATTGCTGTAAAGAGAGGTGTGCAGAATACTAACAGCGAGATTATGGCTGAAGAGATAAAGgtctattatttatttatttgctga